From a region of the Neisseria subflava genome:
- a CDS encoding malate:quinone oxidoreductase — protein sequence MAEATDVVLVGGGIMSATLGVLLKELEPSWEITLIERLEDVALESSNAWNNAGTGHSALCELNYAPLTADGTIDPTRALNIAEQFHISRQFWSTLVEEGKLTDRSFINSVPHMSLVMNADHCDYLQKRFDVFKNQKLFEKMEFSTDRAKIAEWAPLVINGRDENQSIAANYSAEGTDVDFGSLTRQMVKYLSDKGVKIKFNRHVDDLNRESDGAWVLKTSSTKDDDDPLTLRTRFVFLGAGGGALTLLQKSGIPEGKGYGGFPVSGLFFRNSNPETAAQHNAKVYGQASVGAPPMSVPHLDTRNVDGQRHLMFGPYAGFRPNFLKQGSLMDLPMSIHMDNLYPMLRAGWANMPLTKYLLGELRKTKEERFTSLLEYYPEANPDDWELITAGQRVQIIKKDPKKGGVLQFGTEIVAHADGSLAALLGASPGASTAVPLMIKLINQCFPDHAESWSGRLKELVPGYGIKLNDNPSLADEIISHNASVLGIHH from the coding sequence ATGGCTGAAGCAACCGATGTCGTATTAGTAGGCGGCGGCATTATGAGCGCCACTTTGGGCGTATTGCTCAAAGAACTCGAACCATCTTGGGAAATCACCCTGATCGAACGCTTGGAAGATGTAGCGTTGGAATCATCAAATGCATGGAACAATGCCGGTACGGGACACTCTGCGCTGTGTGAATTGAACTATGCGCCCCTGACTGCCGACGGCACGATCGATCCGACCCGCGCCCTTAATATTGCCGAACAATTCCATATCAGCCGCCAATTTTGGTCGACTTTGGTCGAAGAAGGCAAACTGACCGACCGCTCTTTCATCAATTCCGTCCCCCACATGTCGCTGGTGATGAACGCCGATCATTGCGATTATCTGCAAAAACGTTTCGACGTGTTCAAAAACCAAAAACTCTTCGAAAAAATGGAGTTTTCTACCGACCGCGCCAAAATCGCCGAATGGGCGCCGCTGGTTATCAACGGCCGTGATGAAAACCAATCCATCGCCGCCAACTACTCCGCCGAAGGCACAGACGTCGATTTCGGCAGCCTGACCCGCCAGATGGTCAAATACTTGAGCGACAAAGGCGTAAAAATCAAATTCAACCGCCATGTCGACGACCTCAACCGCGAATCGGACGGCGCATGGGTGCTGAAAACCAGCAGCACCAAAGACGATGACGACCCGTTGACACTCCGCACCCGTTTCGTCTTCCTCGGCGCAGGCGGCGGCGCACTGACTCTGCTGCAAAAATCCGGTATCCCCGAAGGCAAAGGCTACGGCGGCTTTCCGGTTTCCGGCCTCTTCTTCCGCAACAGCAATCCCGAAACGGCCGCGCAACACAACGCCAAAGTGTACGGCCAAGCCTCCGTCGGCGCGCCCCCTATGTCCGTTCCGCATTTGGATACCCGCAACGTGGACGGACAACGCCATTTGATGTTCGGCCCGTATGCAGGCTTCCGTCCCAACTTCCTCAAACAAGGCTCGCTCATGGATTTGCCGATGTCCATCCACATGGACAACCTCTATCCTATGCTCCGCGCCGGTTGGGCTAATATGCCGCTGACCAAATACCTCTTGGGCGAATTGCGTAAAACCAAAGAAGAACGCTTCACTTCGCTCTTAGAGTATTATCCGGAAGCCAATCCTGACGATTGGGAACTGATTACCGCCGGTCAGCGTGTGCAAATCATCAAAAAAGACCCGAAAAAAGGCGGCGTACTCCAATTTGGTACCGAAATCGTCGCCCATGCCGACGGCTCGCTGGCCGCATTGCTGGGCGCGTCCCCAGGTGCATCAACCGCCGTACCTTTGATGATTAAGCTGATCAACCAATGCTTCCCAGATCATGCCGAATCATGGTCAGGCCGTCTGAAAGAATTGGTGCCCGGCTACGGTATCAAGCTGAACGACAATCCGTCTTTGGCGGACGAAATCATCAGCCACAACGCGTCCGTTTTGGGCATTCATCACTAA
- a CDS encoding DUF488 domain-containing protein, with protein sequence MFTVQRIYAYQPDSKQTAVFIDRLYPRGVRKEVFATALWLKDITPSANLRRWYHENPAQNFDGFVSRYHEELHGDTEQAAIKRLLDLEKQHGNILLLTAIKDPRHSHVSVLAQFLGATFEYRD encoded by the coding sequence ATGTTTACCGTACAGCGCATTTACGCCTATCAACCCGATTCTAAACAAACCGCCGTCTTTATCGACCGCCTCTATCCGCGCGGCGTCCGCAAAGAGGTTTTCGCTACTGCACTTTGGCTGAAAGACATTACGCCCAGTGCAAACCTGCGCCGCTGGTATCACGAAAATCCGGCTCAAAATTTCGACGGTTTTGTCAGCCGTTATCATGAAGAGTTGCATGGCGATACGGAGCAAGCCGCCATCAAGCGGCTGCTGGATTTGGAAAAACAACACGGCAATATCTTGTTGCTGACCGCCATCAAAGACCCTCGACATTCCCACGTCTCCGTACTGGCTCAATTTTTGGGCGCAACGTTTGAATATCGCGATTAA
- the trpC gene encoding indole-3-glycerol phosphate synthase TrpC, whose amino-acid sequence MTDILNKILATKAEEVAAQKAAVSLEDIKAQAQAAAPVRSFIGSIREKHAQNLPAIIAEVKKASPSKGLIRPDFHPAEIAAAYEKAGAACLSVLTDEPYFQGSPEYLKQARAAAALPVLRKDFIIDEYQIYQARAWGADAVLLIAAALEAEQLERFEAVAHELGMTVLLELHDASELEKCRNMTTPLWGVNNRNLRTFEVTLQQTLDLLPELNGKTVVTESGIRNKEDVDFMRGHGVHTFLIGETFMRADDIEAEVKKLF is encoded by the coding sequence ATGACCGATATTCTCAACAAAATCCTTGCCACCAAAGCAGAAGAAGTGGCCGCCCAAAAAGCCGCCGTTTCCTTGGAAGACATCAAAGCCCAAGCGCAGGCTGCTGCGCCGGTTCGCAGCTTTATCGGCTCGATCCGTGAAAAACACGCGCAGAATCTGCCTGCCATTATTGCCGAAGTCAAAAAAGCCAGCCCGAGCAAAGGCCTGATCCGTCCTGATTTTCATCCTGCCGAAATCGCCGCTGCCTATGAAAAAGCCGGCGCGGCCTGTTTGTCCGTGTTGACGGACGAACCTTATTTCCAAGGCTCGCCCGAATATTTGAAACAGGCGCGTGCGGCTGCGGCGCTGCCGGTCTTGCGTAAAGATTTCATCATCGACGAATACCAAATCTATCAGGCGCGCGCGTGGGGTGCGGATGCGGTTCTTCTGATTGCCGCTGCCTTGGAAGCCGAGCAGCTTGAGCGTTTTGAAGCCGTTGCCCACGAATTGGGCATGACTGTATTGTTGGAGTTGCACGATGCGTCCGAGCTGGAAAAATGCCGCAACATGACCACGCCGTTGTGGGGCGTCAACAACCGCAACCTGCGTACGTTTGAAGTGACCCTGCAACAAACCCTCGACCTCTTGCCCGAATTAAACGGCAAAACCGTTGTAACCGAAAGCGGCATCCGCAACAAAGAAGACGTCGATTTCATGCGCGGCCACGGCGTGCATACTTTCCTGATCGGCGAAACCTTTATGCGAGCCGACGATATCGAAGCCGAAGTCAAAAAACTGTTCTAA
- a CDS encoding DUF421 domain-containing protein has translation MEAYSLLALKLLMGILGLILQINLLGKGNLAPTSAMDQVQNYVLGGIIGGVIYSDSVGLLQFFLVLILWTLLVLSLKFIKNHNRWVKSIIDGKSVWVIVNGKIQTDECMKNGISAHDLMFKLRAAGIYEISAVKRAVMEQNGQLAVIKYGDESLRYPLITDGQVDPDILEIIKRDEEWLQQELARLHLEASQVYIGEYIDGKLVAHRYPS, from the coding sequence ATGGAAGCATACTCCCTGCTCGCCCTCAAACTACTGATGGGTATTTTAGGTTTGATTTTGCAAATCAACCTCTTAGGTAAAGGCAACCTCGCGCCGACCTCTGCCATGGACCAAGTGCAAAACTATGTACTCGGCGGCATCATCGGTGGCGTGATTTACAGCGACAGCGTCGGCCTGTTGCAATTTTTCCTCGTACTGATTTTGTGGACGCTGTTGGTCTTAAGCCTGAAATTCATCAAAAACCACAATCGCTGGGTCAAATCCATCATTGACGGCAAATCCGTCTGGGTTATCGTCAACGGCAAAATCCAAACCGATGAATGCATGAAAAACGGCATCAGCGCACACGACCTCATGTTCAAACTCCGCGCCGCCGGCATCTACGAAATCTCTGCCGTCAAACGTGCCGTGATGGAACAAAACGGCCAGCTCGCCGTCATTAAGTACGGCGACGAAAGCCTGCGCTATCCACTGATTACAGACGGCCAAGTTGACCCCGACATCCTCGAAATCATTAAGCGTGATGAAGAATGGCTGCAACAAGAGCTTGCCCGCCTCCACCTTGAAGCCTCGCAAGTCTATATCGGCGAATACATAGACGGAAAATTGGTGGCACACCGTTATCCTTCTTGA